The following proteins are encoded in a genomic region of Methanoculleus bourgensis MS2:
- the glgP gene encoding alpha-glucan family phosphorylase: MAARDPVCGMPVDPATAAYSVEVRGGTYYFSSELCRDTFVEGEKIAYFSMEIGLESEIPTYSGGLGVLAGDVIRSSADLLIPMVAVTLVNRKGYVRQRLTPDGDQIDLPDEWDPGAHMRELSRRVTVRIGDANVAIRAWLSDYWSPVGGLVPVLFLDTDLPENAPGDRGITDHLYGGDQEYRLKQAIVLGIGGARMLAAQGIRVGKYHINESHSSLLTLELLKRPGMDEEKVQTHCIFTTHTPVAVAFETFPRDMVVRLLAGEIPPALLGEYIAKDGLALATLAFRLSRYVNGVTTAHMNFSRRLFPGFHIRAVTNGVHPHTWTSGTFRDLYDRYIAGWAQEPELLVRVDEIPHEDIRHAHQQAKQALVDYVREKNGVALDLRALTIGFARRATAYKRATLIFSDLEKLREAGRRGAIQLVFSGKAHPADAVGKQQIREVHNAMRDLEGEVTAVYLENYTMDLASLMTAGVDVWLNTPLPPYEASGTSGMKAALNGVVNFSVLDGWWIEGWLEGTTGWAIGPGPGAPASEAERRARELQDLYSKLEYLIIPTYYHRRDEWTTIMRSSIAKIAYYFNTHRMMRRYATEAYL; encoded by the coding sequence ATGGCGGCGAGGGACCCGGTCTGCGGGATGCCGGTGGACCCGGCAACGGCGGCCTACTCGGTGGAGGTCCGCGGCGGGACCTACTACTTCTCAAGCGAACTCTGCAGGGATACGTTCGTCGAGGGGGAGAAGATTGCCTACTTTTCTATGGAGATCGGCCTTGAGAGCGAGATCCCGACCTACAGCGGCGGTCTCGGGGTGCTTGCCGGGGACGTCATCCGTTCGAGCGCCGACCTCCTCATCCCGATGGTCGCGGTGACGCTCGTCAACCGGAAAGGCTACGTGCGGCAGCGCCTGACCCCGGACGGCGACCAGATCGATCTCCCGGACGAGTGGGATCCGGGGGCGCACATGCGGGAACTCTCCCGGCGGGTGACCGTGCGGATAGGGGATGCAAACGTCGCGATCCGGGCCTGGCTCTCCGACTACTGGAGCCCTGTCGGCGGTCTCGTGCCGGTGCTCTTCCTCGATACCGACCTCCCTGAGAACGCACCCGGGGATCGGGGGATAACCGACCACCTCTACGGCGGCGACCAGGAGTACCGGCTGAAACAGGCGATTGTGCTCGGGATCGGCGGGGCCCGGATGCTCGCCGCGCAGGGCATCAGGGTCGGCAAGTACCATATCAACGAGAGCCACTCAAGTCTCCTCACCCTTGAACTCCTCAAACGTCCGGGAATGGATGAGGAGAAGGTGCAGACGCACTGTATCTTCACCACCCACACCCCGGTGGCGGTGGCGTTCGAGACGTTCCCGCGAGATATGGTGGTCCGCCTGCTGGCGGGCGAGATCCCGCCGGCCCTGCTTGGGGAGTACATCGCCAAGGACGGGCTTGCGCTCGCGACCCTCGCGTTTCGCCTGAGCAGGTACGTCAACGGTGTGACGACGGCGCACATGAACTTCTCACGGCGGCTCTTCCCGGGGTTCCATATCAGGGCGGTAACGAACGGCGTCCACCCGCATACCTGGACGTCAGGGACGTTCCGGGATCTCTACGACCGCTACATCGCAGGCTGGGCGCAGGAGCCGGAACTGCTCGTCAGGGTCGATGAGATCCCGCACGAGGATATCAGGCACGCCCACCAGCAGGCGAAGCAGGCCCTGGTGGACTATGTCAGGGAGAAGAACGGTGTGGCCCTGGACCTCCGGGCCCTCACGATCGGGTTTGCCAGGCGGGCAACGGCCTACAAGCGGGCAACCCTGATCTTCTCGGACCTTGAAAAACTGCGGGAGGCCGGCAGGCGGGGGGCGATCCAGCTCGTCTTTTCCGGGAAGGCCCATCCGGCAGACGCGGTCGGCAAGCAGCAGATCCGCGAGGTTCACAACGCCATGCGCGACCTGGAGGGGGAGGTGACGGCCGTCTACCTCGAGAACTACACGATGGATCTTGCGAGCCTGATGACCGCAGGGGTTGACGTCTGGCTGAACACGCCCCTGCCGCCCTACGAGGCAAGCGGCACGAGCGGCATGAAGGCCGCCCTCAATGGCGTGGTCAACTTCAGCGTCCTTGACGGTTGGTGGATCGAGGGCTGGCTCGAGGGGACGACAGGGTGGGCGATCGGCCCCGGGCCCGGTGCGCCGGCGAGCGAGGCCGAACGGCGGGCCCGGGAACTCCAGGACCTCTACAGCAAACTTGAGTACCTGATCATCCCCACCTACTACCACCGGAGGGACGAGTGGACGACGATCATGCGAAGTTCAATCGCAAAGATCGCCTACTACTTCAACACCCACCGGATGATGCGGCGCTACGCAACGGAGGCGTATCTGTAG
- a CDS encoding NAD(P)-dependent oxidoreductase codes for MIKLVFFDLDEHEQDVVRDTFAGESGYEVDLHSDALTSENASLAHDADGIGVFVTSHVTREVLDRLPNLNVVAAMSTGFDHIDVDACRERNIAVCNVPLYGDTTVAEFAFGLILALARKFRPTFARTARGDFSRTGLQGMDLAGKTLGLIGTGRIGSHLARIAHAAGMNVVAYDLHPNPALTKDYGVRYLDLDDLLREADVISLHVPYTKATHHLINADRLRLVRDTALLVNTSRGGVVDTRAVAAALREGRLGGVALDTFEGERVWIEEEFSGAGSPSAAELKEALESFAILQSDRAILSPHNAFNTREALGRILATSIENIRAFFAGNPQNIVAGTYRVPAAPPTGGGRA; via the coding sequence ATGATAAAACTGGTCTTCTTCGACCTCGATGAGCACGAACAGGACGTGGTCAGGGATACCTTCGCCGGCGAGAGCGGCTACGAGGTTGACCTGCACTCTGATGCGCTCACGAGCGAGAACGCATCCCTTGCCCACGATGCCGACGGTATCGGGGTCTTTGTCACGTCGCACGTCACCCGGGAGGTCCTTGATCGGCTGCCGAACCTAAACGTGGTCGCCGCCATGTCCACCGGATTTGACCATATCGACGTAGACGCCTGCCGTGAGAGAAACATCGCCGTCTGCAACGTGCCGCTCTACGGCGACACCACCGTGGCCGAGTTCGCGTTTGGGCTCATCCTCGCCCTCGCCCGGAAGTTCAGGCCGACGTTTGCGCGAACTGCCCGGGGCGACTTTTCCCGGACCGGGCTCCAGGGTATGGACCTCGCCGGAAAGACCCTCGGCCTGATCGGGACCGGACGCATCGGGTCGCACCTCGCCCGGATCGCCCATGCGGCGGGGATGAACGTGGTCGCCTACGACCTGCACCCGAACCCGGCCCTCACCAAGGACTACGGTGTCCGCTACCTGGACCTCGACGACCTGCTCCGGGAGGCCGACGTCATCAGCCTGCACGTCCCCTACACGAAGGCTACGCACCACCTCATCAACGCTGATAGGCTGCGGCTGGTCAGGGATACCGCGCTCCTCGTCAACACCTCCCGGGGCGGAGTCGTGGACACGCGGGCGGTCGCGGCCGCTCTCCGCGAAGGCCGCCTCGGGGGGGTCGCACTCGATACCTTCGAGGGGGAGCGGGTCTGGATCGAGGAGGAGTTTTCTGGGGCGGGCTCGCCCTCGGCGGCCGAACTCAAGGAGGCACTCGAGAGCTTCGCCATCCTGCAATCGGACCGGGCAATTCTCTCACCGCACAACGCCTTCAACACCCGTGAAGCGCTCGGGCGGATCCTTGCCACCAGTATCGAGAACATCCGGGCCTTCTTTGCCGGGAACCCGCAGAATATCGTTGCCGGGACCTACCGGGTGCCGGCGGCGCCGCCTACCGGGGGTGGGAGAGCATGA
- the ppsA gene encoding phosphoenolpyruvate synthase encodes MKQDATYIRWFADIRNEDVGLVGGKNASLGEMYSELTPKGVKIPDGFAVTAEGYWHVLDSAGILDDLKETLAGLDRSDVADLAKRGKQARDLILSAGIPDDLWGEIKAAYDMLCDEYGPDADVAVRSSATAEDLPTASFAGQQETYLNVRGYQALREAYIKCLASLFTDRAIAYRIDNHFDHFKVALSVGVMKMVRSDLAASGVIFTLDTDTGFRDVVLITGSYGLGEMIVQGAVNPDEYYVFKPTFRKGYRAIVRKNLGGKRVKLIYGLGGAKEVTRRVDVPEADQKRFCIADDDVLTLAGYALTIEDHYSAKAGKPVPMDIEWAKDGETGEVFIVQARPETVQSQKAGDVLETYHLDERGTVLAAGKSIGDAIAVGKARIITDVSRLPEFRPGEVLVSDTTTPDWEPVMKTAAAIVTNRGGRTSHAAIVSRELGIPAVVGTGDATEKVPTGREVTVSCAEGEEGFVYDRALPFHVERIQLSDLRRPKTAVMMNLGNPDAAFGLAMVPNDGIGLARMEFIISSYIKVHPMALVHPERVTDEAVRRSIADLTYGYPNGEEYFIERLAEGAGTIAAAFYPNPVVVRMSDFKTNEYASLLGGTYFEPEEANPMLGFRGASRYYDERYREGFSLECRAMKRVREEMGLVNLIIMIPFCRRVEEAKQVIDELGKNGLRRGENGLSVYQMCEIPNNVVQIDAFSDYFDGFSIGSNDLTQLTLGIDRDSAVVGGAFDERDPGVKRMVAMAIEGCRRNGRHSGLCGEAPSTYPEFADFLVEQGIDSISVEPDAILKITLRVAEVEERLRSAKRVAPVPR; translated from the coding sequence ATGAAGCAGGACGCGACCTACATCCGCTGGTTTGCCGACATCAGAAACGAGGACGTCGGCCTGGTCGGCGGGAAGAACGCATCGCTTGGCGAGATGTACAGCGAATTGACCCCGAAGGGCGTGAAGATCCCGGACGGGTTTGCCGTGACCGCAGAGGGTTACTGGCACGTCCTCGACTCCGCGGGGATCCTCGACGACCTGAAGGAAACCCTTGCAGGGCTTGACCGGAGCGACGTCGCTGACCTTGCAAAGCGAGGGAAACAGGCCCGCGATCTCATTCTTTCGGCCGGGATCCCGGACGACCTCTGGGGCGAGATCAAGGCTGCCTACGACATGCTCTGCGATGAGTACGGGCCAGACGCCGACGTCGCAGTCCGGAGTTCCGCAACCGCCGAAGACCTTCCGACAGCCTCGTTTGCGGGCCAGCAGGAGACCTACCTGAATGTCCGCGGCTACCAGGCGCTCCGGGAGGCCTATATCAAGTGCCTTGCCTCCCTCTTCACCGACCGGGCGATCGCCTACCGGATCGACAACCATTTCGACCACTTCAAGGTCGCCCTCTCGGTCGGGGTCATGAAGATGGTCCGCTCGGATCTCGCCGCAAGCGGGGTCATCTTCACGCTCGACACCGACACCGGCTTCCGGGATGTCGTCCTCATCACCGGGTCCTACGGGCTCGGCGAGATGATCGTCCAGGGCGCTGTCAACCCCGACGAGTACTATGTCTTCAAACCGACCTTCCGGAAGGGCTACCGGGCGATCGTCAGGAAGAACCTCGGTGGGAAGAGGGTGAAACTGATCTACGGCCTCGGGGGTGCGAAGGAGGTCACCCGGAGAGTCGATGTCCCGGAGGCCGACCAGAAGAGGTTCTGTATCGCCGACGACGATGTCCTGACGCTCGCCGGGTACGCGCTCACGATCGAGGACCACTACTCGGCAAAGGCCGGAAAGCCGGTGCCGATGGACATCGAGTGGGCAAAGGACGGCGAGACCGGGGAAGTTTTCATCGTCCAGGCGCGGCCCGAGACGGTGCAGTCGCAGAAGGCAGGAGACGTTCTCGAGACCTACCACCTGGACGAGCGCGGGACGGTGCTTGCCGCCGGAAAGAGCATCGGGGATGCGATCGCCGTCGGGAAGGCCCGGATCATCACCGATGTCAGCCGTCTCCCCGAGTTCAGGCCGGGTGAGGTCCTGGTCTCAGACACCACCACGCCGGACTGGGAGCCTGTGATGAAGACGGCCGCCGCCATCGTGACGAACCGGGGCGGACGGACCTCCCACGCCGCGATCGTCAGCCGGGAACTCGGCATCCCCGCGGTCGTCGGCACAGGTGACGCAACCGAGAAGGTCCCGACAGGCCGGGAGGTGACGGTTAGCTGCGCCGAGGGCGAGGAGGGGTTCGTCTACGATCGAGCCCTCCCATTCCATGTTGAGAGGATCCAGCTCTCAGACCTGAGGAGGCCCAAGACCGCGGTGATGATGAACCTCGGGAACCCGGACGCGGCCTTCGGGCTTGCGATGGTCCCGAACGACGGTATCGGGCTTGCCCGGATGGAGTTCATCATCAGCAGTTACATCAAAGTCCACCCGATGGCGCTGGTCCACCCCGAGCGGGTCACGGATGAAGCCGTCAGGAGATCGATCGCGGACCTCACCTACGGCTACCCGAACGGGGAGGAGTACTTCATCGAGAGGCTCGCGGAAGGCGCCGGGACCATCGCCGCGGCGTTCTACCCGAACCCGGTCGTCGTCCGGATGAGCGATTTCAAGACCAACGAGTATGCAAGCCTGCTCGGCGGGACCTACTTCGAGCCAGAGGAAGCAAACCCGATGCTCGGATTCCGCGGCGCCTCCCGCTACTACGACGAACGCTACCGTGAGGGGTTCAGCCTCGAGTGCCGGGCGATGAAGCGGGTCCGGGAGGAGATGGGGCTTGTAAACCTGATCATCATGATCCCCTTCTGCCGCCGGGTTGAGGAGGCGAAGCAGGTCATCGATGAACTCGGGAAGAACGGTCTCCGGCGGGGCGAAAACGGTCTTTCGGTCTACCAGATGTGCGAGATCCCGAACAACGTCGTCCAGATCGACGCGTTCAGCGACTACTTCGACGGGTTCTCGATAGGCTCAAACGACCTGACCCAGCTGACGCTCGGTATCGACCGCGATTCAGCGGTCGTGGGCGGGGCCTTTGATGAGCGCGACCCGGGCGTCAAGCGGATGGTCGCCATGGCCATTGAGGGGTGCCGGCGGAACGGACGGCACAGCGGGCTCTGCGGTGAGGCACCGAGCACCTACCCGGAGTTCGCCGACTTCCTGGTGGAGCAGGGGATCGACTCGATATCGGTCGAGCCCGACGCGATACTGAAGATCACCCTCCGTGTGGCCGAGGTCGAGGAGCGACTTAGGAGCGCAAAGAGGGTGGCCCCGGTGCCCCGGTGA
- a CDS encoding PAS domain S-box protein, whose translation MHTMKESPHTKTPAPRDPDETGAIPPAVNESIPYGIWIAGPEGDVLHISDSFLDLIGMTIDECRQPEWLRLLHPEDMGPVLADRARCIASGECWNREFRVLGTDGEYHTIQSRGMPIRNDEGEVLLWAGVNLDGQQKLQPRAPGRERQARRMEALSRISGVIAQGEGNLHEICRQVVAWMPDGFRHPELISARIIIGRAVFITGDDNPRRIVAALPTERGVAGYLEVEYQGSLPQGTRDPFKPQERNFVHTVAVMIGNVIAREETKAALKSLERQHRLLSDQVLESIFLLETVRDSAGEPVDYRCIEINSRAEEEIGYGRDEVIGKMFFEFFPGTSPELRAMLCRVAKTGTPEHGEAHCRKLDGYYEVRAYRPQCNQLALIVNDITIQKKTEEALRESEEKYRMLVETARDGILVHDTRTFLYANPAAAALFGVERPEDLVGMSVIDRVHPDNRDQIRVRMSEVISGEIPPLRETQILRLDGSAVPVESAVSPVTYSGKKMVQITMRDITRRKRYEAALRRNGERFRRIFNQSPIGIEYYNLEGRLIYINRASLAIYGIPSRRDVIGYNLFRDPNTPAWARERFRRGDEMHCTTPVDLDLARRAGTYPTTRSGTIVIDVHASPVHDRKTGVLKGILMQLQDVTDRVRMEDQRQQAFYQIEQNIEQFAILADRIRLPLQVILGTADLIDDDEASAKIREQVERVNSIVRQLDKGWIESREIREFLRRNELV comes from the coding sequence GCAGCCGGAGTGGCTACGTCTCCTCCATCCCGAAGATATGGGGCCGGTGCTGGCCGACCGCGCACGCTGCATCGCTTCCGGTGAATGCTGGAACCGCGAGTTCAGGGTCCTCGGCACCGATGGGGAGTACCATACCATTCAAAGCCGGGGCATGCCTATCAGGAACGATGAAGGGGAGGTCCTCCTCTGGGCCGGGGTCAACCTCGATGGTCAACAAAAACTGCAGCCACGTGCCCCCGGGAGGGAGAGACAGGCACGGAGGATGGAGGCCCTCTCCAGGATCTCCGGGGTTATCGCGCAGGGGGAGGGGAACCTGCATGAGATCTGCCGGCAGGTGGTCGCCTGGATGCCCGACGGGTTCCGGCATCCGGAGTTGATATCTGCACGGATCATCATCGGCCGGGCTGTCTTCATAACCGGTGACGACAATCCCCGGAGGATCGTTGCCGCACTCCCCACCGAGAGGGGGGTCGCAGGCTACCTTGAGGTCGAGTACCAGGGTTCCCTGCCGCAGGGCACCCGGGACCCCTTCAAGCCGCAGGAGCGCAATTTCGTGCATACGGTCGCCGTGATGATCGGGAATGTTATCGCACGGGAGGAGACGAAAGCAGCGCTTAAGTCACTTGAGAGACAGCATCGTCTCCTCTCTGACCAGGTGCTGGAATCTATCTTCCTGCTGGAGACCGTCCGCGACAGCGCCGGAGAGCCTGTTGATTACCGGTGTATCGAGATCAACAGCCGGGCTGAGGAGGAGATCGGATACGGGAGAGACGAGGTCATCGGGAAGATGTTCTTTGAATTCTTCCCCGGCACCTCCCCTGAACTCCGGGCTATGCTCTGCCGGGTCGCAAAGACCGGAACACCCGAACACGGTGAGGCACACTGCCGGAAACTCGACGGATACTACGAGGTGCGGGCCTACCGGCCGCAGTGCAACCAGCTCGCTCTTATTGTCAATGACATCACCATACAGAAGAAGACCGAAGAGGCTCTGCGGGAGAGCGAGGAGAAGTACCGGATGCTCGTCGAGACGGCCCGGGATGGTATCCTCGTCCACGACACCAGGACGTTCCTCTACGCAAACCCCGCTGCCGCGGCCCTCTTCGGTGTCGAACGACCGGAAGACCTGGTGGGGATGAGCGTCATCGACCGGGTGCATCCCGATAACCGCGACCAGATCCGGGTGCGGATGTCGGAGGTCATCAGTGGAGAGATCCCCCCGCTCCGGGAGACGCAGATACTCCGGCTCGACGGAAGCGCTGTGCCTGTCGAATCAGCTGTATCCCCGGTGACCTATAGCGGCAAAAAAATGGTGCAGATCACCATGCGCGATATCACCCGGAGAAAACGGTATGAAGCGGCGTTGCGGCGAAACGGGGAGCGGTTCCGGAGGATCTTCAACCAGTCCCCCATCGGGATCGAGTATTACAACCTCGAGGGAAGACTGATCTACATCAACCGGGCGAGCCTGGCAATCTATGGGATACCAAGCAGACGTGACGTAATCGGGTACAACCTCTTTCGAGACCCGAATACCCCCGCGTGGGCCCGGGAGCGGTTCAGGCGCGGGGATGAGATGCACTGCACCACCCCTGTCGATCTGGACCTCGCCCGGCGGGCCGGCACCTACCCGACGACCCGGTCCGGGACGATCGTCATCGACGTCCACGCAAGCCCGGTGCACGACCGCAAGACCGGGGTCCTCAAGGGCATCCTGATGCAGCTCCAGGATGTCACGGACCGCGTGCGGATGGAAGACCAGCGCCAGCAGGCGTTTTACCAGATCGAGCAGAACATCGAGCAATTCGCGATCCTCGCGGACCGCATCCGCCTGCCCCTGCAGGTGATCCTCGGCACGGCCGACCTGATCGATGATGACGAAGCGTCAGCAAAGATCCGGGAGCAGGTGGAACGGGTCAATAGTATTGTCAGGCAGCTCGATAAGGGCTGGATTGAGTCGCGCGAGATCCGGGAGTTTTTGAGGAGGAACGAGCTGGTGTAG
- a CDS encoding plasma-membrane proton-efflux P-type ATPase, which produces MERQAISTDEARGMAVDDLYRALSSQREGLTRSEAEDRIKRFGPNELPEKEESVALKFLRYFWGPIPWMIEAALIISAAIGRWEDFAIIFALLLVNAVVGFWQEYQAGNAIAMLKQRLALEARVLRDGRWQKAAARDLVPGDIVRVRNGDIVPADIKLVEGDFLSADESALTGESMPVEKHASDIAYSGSTIKQGEMTALVVATGEKTFFGRTAQLAGEAMTASHFQKAVVRIGDYLIVLAIALVTIVFVVSLIRHESIPETLQFALVLIVAAIPAALPAVLSITMAVGATALAQREAIVSRLVAIEEMAGVDVLCSDKTGTITENKLTLADVAPFEGFGEDDVLLAALLASREEDQDPIDIAIIESEKAQSLKERLSSYTVTRFKPFDPVVKRTEATVRDSDGREFSVAKGAPQVILALAGGGRDLGEAVDSLSRAFAEKGYRMLGVARSDTPGTWTYAGVLGLHDPPRDDSAATIRTAAEMGLDVKMVTGDHVAIAREVAREVNLKTEIATADAFVDEPDPEAAEIVEKAAGFAEVFPEHKYRIVSLLQSRGHIVGMTGDGVNDAPALKKADVGIAVAGATDAAKSAAAIVLTKPGLSVIIDAIKESRMIFERMSHYVTYRIAETIRVLFFITLSILLFGFFPITALMIVLLALLNDIPIMTIAWDNVLYSRAPERWKMRKILTIATLIGFVGVVSSFTLLAIVEGPLNLSLDVIRSLIFLKLAVAGHLTVFVARTRGPFWSVRPAPALLGAVIVTQTVATLITVYGFIITPIGWPLAIFVWVYALVWALVITDPIKVYAYRLIDRGDIPFVR; this is translated from the coding sequence ATGGAGCGCCAGGCGATCAGCACCGACGAGGCCCGGGGCATGGCCGTCGACGACCTCTACCGGGCCCTCTCCTCCCAGCGGGAGGGCCTGACCCGTTCTGAGGCTGAAGACCGCATCAAGAGGTTCGGTCCCAACGAGCTTCCTGAGAAGGAGGAGAGCGTGGCCCTGAAATTCCTTCGCTACTTCTGGGGCCCAATCCCATGGATGATCGAGGCGGCGCTCATCATCTCCGCCGCTATCGGACGCTGGGAGGACTTCGCGATCATCTTCGCCCTCCTCCTCGTCAACGCAGTCGTCGGTTTCTGGCAGGAGTATCAGGCAGGCAACGCCATCGCCATGCTGAAACAGCGGCTTGCGCTTGAAGCAAGGGTGCTCCGCGACGGCAGGTGGCAGAAGGCCGCCGCACGGGACCTCGTTCCCGGCGACATCGTCAGGGTCAGGAACGGGGACATCGTACCCGCAGACATCAAACTCGTTGAGGGGGACTTCCTCTCTGCCGACGAATCCGCTCTCACCGGGGAGTCGATGCCGGTCGAGAAACACGCATCAGACATCGCCTACTCCGGCTCCACCATCAAACAGGGCGAAATGACCGCGCTCGTGGTAGCCACAGGAGAGAAGACCTTCTTCGGCAGGACCGCCCAACTCGCCGGGGAGGCGATGACAGCCAGCCACTTCCAGAAGGCTGTCGTCAGGATCGGCGACTACCTGATCGTGCTTGCGATTGCCCTCGTCACCATAGTCTTCGTCGTCTCGCTGATCAGGCATGAGAGCATCCCTGAAACCCTCCAGTTCGCTCTTGTCCTGATCGTAGCGGCCATCCCCGCTGCGCTGCCGGCCGTCCTCTCGATCACCATGGCCGTGGGGGCGACGGCGCTTGCACAGCGAGAGGCTATCGTCAGCAGACTCGTCGCCATCGAGGAGATGGCCGGGGTGGACGTCCTCTGCTCGGACAAGACCGGGACGATCACCGAGAATAAACTCACCCTCGCCGATGTCGCCCCGTTCGAGGGGTTCGGAGAGGATGACGTGCTCCTCGCCGCCCTCCTCGCATCCCGGGAGGAGGACCAGGACCCAATCGATATCGCGATCATCGAATCAGAGAAGGCACAGAGCCTCAAAGAACGACTCTCCTCCTACACCGTCACCCGCTTCAAGCCCTTCGATCCCGTGGTGAAGCGCACCGAGGCCACGGTCCGGGATAGCGACGGCCGGGAGTTTTCGGTCGCAAAGGGCGCGCCGCAGGTGATCCTCGCCCTCGCCGGTGGGGGGAGAGATCTTGGCGAGGCGGTCGACAGCCTCTCCCGGGCCTTCGCAGAGAAAGGCTACCGGATGCTCGGCGTCGCACGGAGCGATACACCTGGTACCTGGACCTACGCCGGCGTCCTCGGGCTCCACGACCCGCCCCGCGACGACTCCGCGGCAACCATCAGGACGGCGGCAGAGATGGGGCTCGACGTCAAGATGGTCACCGGCGACCATGTAGCGATCGCCCGCGAGGTCGCCAGGGAGGTGAACCTCAAGACCGAGATTGCCACCGCCGACGCCTTCGTAGACGAGCCTGACCCCGAAGCCGCGGAGATCGTCGAGAAGGCGGCCGGGTTTGCCGAGGTCTTCCCAGAGCACAAATACCGGATCGTCTCCCTCCTCCAGTCCCGGGGGCACATCGTCGGCATGACCGGTGATGGGGTGAACGACGCCCCCGCCCTGAAGAAGGCTGACGTCGGGATCGCGGTCGCCGGGGCCACGGACGCGGCAAAATCAGCGGCCGCGATTGTCCTCACAAAACCGGGCCTCTCGGTGATCATCGACGCGATCAAAGAGAGCCGGATGATCTTTGAGCGCATGAGCCACTACGTCACCTACCGGATCGCCGAGACCATCCGCGTCCTCTTCTTCATCACCCTTTCGATCCTGCTCTTTGGGTTCTTCCCGATAACCGCCCTGATGATCGTCCTCCTCGCCCTCTTAAACGACATCCCGATCATGACCATCGCCTGGGACAACGTCCTCTACTCCCGGGCCCCCGAACGGTGGAAGATGCGCAAGATCCTCACGATCGCGACACTCATCGGGTTTGTGGGCGTCGTATCCTCATTTACCCTGCTTGCAATCGTCGAAGGGCCGCTGAACCTCTCCCTGGATGTCATCCGGTCACTCATCTTCCTCAAACTCGCGGTCGCCGGCCACCTCACCGTCTTCGTCGCCCGCACCCGGGGGCCGTTCTGGTCTGTCAGGCCTGCTCCAGCCCTGCTCGGGGCGGTGATCGTCACACAAACTGTCGCGACGCTGATCACCGTCTACGGGTTCATCATAACCCCCATCGGCTGGCCACTTGCGATCTTCGTCTGGGTCTACGCGCTCGTCTGGGCGCTTGTGATAACAGACCCGATAAAGGTCTACGCCTACCGCCTCATCGACCGCGGCGACATCCCGTTTGTCCGGTGA